A part of Falco naumanni isolate bFalNau1 chromosome 19, bFalNau1.pat, whole genome shotgun sequence genomic DNA contains:
- the LOC121099314 gene encoding pyridoxal phosphate homeostasis protein isoform X1: MWRAGMAAGDGLGPALRAVTEQVQQAAARRPQGLPAVQPRLVAVSKTKPAEMVIDAYSHGQRSFGENYVQELLEKASDSRILSSCPEIKWHFIGHLQKNNVNKLIAVPNLFMLETVDSVKLADRVNSSWQKKGSAQKLKVMVQVNTSGEDSKHGLPPGDTTAAVEHVINKCPSLEFVGLMTIGSIGHDLSKGPNPDFQMLLSLRQEVCEKLNLPIEKVELSMGMSTDFQHAIEVGSTNVRIGSTIFGERDYSNKAVGGKAPAETKAKTETLTVQDH; encoded by the exons ATGTGGAGAGCCGGCATGGCTGCCGGGGATGGATTGGGCCCGGCGCTGCGGGCCGTCACCGAGCAGGTGCAGCAGGCGGCAGCGCGGAGGCCGCAG GGGCTGCCAGCTGTGCAGCCGCGGCTGGTGGCCGTCAGCAAGACGAAGCCGGCAGAGATGGTGATTGATGCCTACAGCCACGGGCAGCGCAGCTTTGGGGAGAACTAT GTTCAAGAGCTGCTAGAAAAAGCATCAGACTCCAGA ATTCTGTCATCATGTCCGGAGATTAAGTGGCATTTTATTGGccatctgcagaaaaataatgtcaaCAAGTTGATCG CCGTCCCTAACCTGTTCATGTTGGAAACGGTGGATTCTGTGAAACTGGCAGACAGAGTCAACAGCTCATGGCAGAAAAAAGGGTCAGCTCAGAAGCTGAAGGTCATGGTGCAAGTTAACACGAGTGGAGAAGACA GTAAGCATGGCCTTCCTCCCGGAGACACTACAGCTGCTGTGGAGCATGTCATCAACAAGTGTCCAAGCCTGGAATTTGTGGGGCTGATGACGATTGGCAGCATCGGGCATGACCTTAGTAAGGGGCCAAATCCTGACTTCCAG ATGCTGCTGTCTTTGCGGCAGGAAGTGTGTGAAAAGCTGAATCTCCCCATTGAGAAGGTGGAGCTGAGCATGGGCATGTCCACAGACTTCCAGCACGCA ATAGAGGTTGGATCCACAAACGTCAGGATTGGAAGCACTATTTTTGGAGAGCGAGATTATTCCAACAAAGCAGTCGGTGGCAAAGCCCCTGCTGAAACTAAAGCCAAAACGGAGACCTTGACAGTGCAGGATCAttag
- the LOC121099314 gene encoding pyridoxal phosphate homeostasis protein isoform X2, whose amino-acid sequence MWRAGMAAGDGLGPALRAVTEQVQQAAARRPQVQELLEKASDSRILSSCPEIKWHFIGHLQKNNVNKLIAVPNLFMLETVDSVKLADRVNSSWQKKGSAQKLKVMVQVNTSGEDSKHGLPPGDTTAAVEHVINKCPSLEFVGLMTIGSIGHDLSKGPNPDFQMLLSLRQEVCEKLNLPIEKVELSMGMSTDFQHAIEVGSTNVRIGSTIFGERDYSNKAVGGKAPAETKAKTETLTVQDH is encoded by the exons ATGTGGAGAGCCGGCATGGCTGCCGGGGATGGATTGGGCCCGGCGCTGCGGGCCGTCACCGAGCAGGTGCAGCAGGCGGCAGCGCGGAGGCCGCAG GTTCAAGAGCTGCTAGAAAAAGCATCAGACTCCAGA ATTCTGTCATCATGTCCGGAGATTAAGTGGCATTTTATTGGccatctgcagaaaaataatgtcaaCAAGTTGATCG CCGTCCCTAACCTGTTCATGTTGGAAACGGTGGATTCTGTGAAACTGGCAGACAGAGTCAACAGCTCATGGCAGAAAAAAGGGTCAGCTCAGAAGCTGAAGGTCATGGTGCAAGTTAACACGAGTGGAGAAGACA GTAAGCATGGCCTTCCTCCCGGAGACACTACAGCTGCTGTGGAGCATGTCATCAACAAGTGTCCAAGCCTGGAATTTGTGGGGCTGATGACGATTGGCAGCATCGGGCATGACCTTAGTAAGGGGCCAAATCCTGACTTCCAG ATGCTGCTGTCTTTGCGGCAGGAAGTGTGTGAAAAGCTGAATCTCCCCATTGAGAAGGTGGAGCTGAGCATGGGCATGTCCACAGACTTCCAGCACGCA ATAGAGGTTGGATCCACAAACGTCAGGATTGGAAGCACTATTTTTGGAGAGCGAGATTATTCCAACAAAGCAGTCGGTGGCAAAGCCCCTGCTGAAACTAAAGCCAAAACGGAGACCTTGACAGTGCAGGATCAttag
- the ADGRA2 gene encoding adhesion G protein-coupled receptor A2 — protein MRRAAALVLLAAALSGGAAARSCPAQSLGCKCAAERPKAPGGPAAPRRRVVCSGGGLPAPPEPRLLPDGTATLLLSNNKITVLENGSFFGLWALEKLDLKNNLISTVQPGAFLGLPELKRLDLSNNRIGCLSASVFQGLPNLLRLNMSGNIFSSLPPGVFNELPSLKVVDFATEYLTCDCNLRWVLPWARNRSAQISERTACVYPRHLHAFPLRSARESQLRCAGAPELHTHHLIPSLRQVVFQGDRLPFQCTATYLDNSTQIRWYHNREPVEEDERTGVIVEESLIHDCTFITSELILSNIHISANGEWECAVSTSQGNVSKKVEIVVLETSASYCPAERVTNNRGDFRWPRTLAGITAYQPCLQYPFATGPAGAGAAAEKQAWRRCDRTGRWEEGDYSHCLYTNDITRVLYTFVLMPINASNALTLAHQLRVYTAEAANFSDMVDVLYVAQMIEKFIGYVDQIKQLTDVIVEMASNIMLVDDHILWMSQKEEKACTSIVRSLEKIAAHTLSSNSQHMAVNSRNIAFEAYVVKPESYVGLSCVAFQRRDGVLAGRPPPAERGAEPTPDQQLRLRCTTGRPNVSLTSFHIKNSIALASIQLPPSLFASPVPAAPLADCKLQLLVFRNGKLFCSTGNSSRLADDGKRRSVATPVIYAGTYGCGVGNLSEPVAVSLRHPGEGADPVAAYWNFEVLEGMGGWSAEGCQLAAREPNVTSLHCRHLSNVAVLMELSGFPSEARGAVEVLHPAMYTCTAILLLCLFTTIITYIVNHGTILIPRKGWHMLLNLCFHIAMTAAVFAGGITLTGYLIVCQAVGIILHYSSLSTLLWMAVKARVLYKEATWKAPQQPDGDMSQPAPSPMLRFYLIAGGIPLIICGITAAVNIHNYHDNNPYCWLVWRPSLGAFYVPVAFILLVTWIYFLCAGLSLRPSRRKDVPEPLEPPPQLGGASDLLTDSGSISVTLNSGPPCPETDGIYSLQVQFWALVTTHALYIALWTFGAMAVSQRWYLNIVFSCLYGVTAVALGLFIFIHHCIRRRDVLSSWFSCCPSYRNALPMQAYVHPGLVPEDGSQVFIGCDPEAARSSASSSSPSSAGSAGGRCKLTNLQVAQSQADAHPATCPEPDTADSRTASAGRHASNLHGRRNHRGRTKQCRDGKHHRLKMLRGPSSEHPSSESGSLHNSHSESYHSSRNSPISSGRGGPRAPQDGEMAPSHSEGSDGGRRAPDFAEARRRSASRDNLRQASAAEKEAKRRSYPLNVASHNGGLKGSKYDVNLASADSVAGMKTGLWKSETTV, from the exons atgcggcgggcggccgcgctggtgctgctggcggcggcgctgagcggcggggccgcggcgcggAGCTGCCCCGCGCAGAGCCTGGGCTGCAAGTGTGCGGCCGAGCGGCCCAAGGcgcccggcggccccgccgcgccccgccgcagGGTGGTCTGCAGCGGCGGGGGGCTCCCGGCGCCGCCCGAGCCGCGCCTGCTGCCCGACGGCACCGCCACGCT gctgctgaGTAACAACAAGATCACCGTGCTGGAGAATGGCTCTTTCTTCGGGCTGTGGGCTCTGGAGAAGCT GGACCTGAAGAACAACCTGATCAGCACGGTCCAGCCGGGCGCCTTCCTTGGCCTCCCCGAGCTGAAACGTCT GGACCTCTCCAACAACCGCATTGGGTGCCTGAGTGCCAGCGTCTTCCAGGGGCTCCCCAACCTGCTCAGGCT GAACATGTCTGGGAACATCTTCTCCAGCCTCCCGCCCGGCGTCTTCAACGAGCTCCCCTCCCTGAAAGTCGT GGACTTTGCCACTGAGTACCTGACGTGCGACTGCAACCTGcgctgggtgctgccctgggctcGCAACCGCTCGGCGCAGATCTCGGAGCGGACGGCGTGCGTCTACCCCCGGCACCTCCACGCCTTCCCACTGCGCAGCGCGCGGGAGAGCCAGCTCCGCTGCG CGGGCGCCCCGGAGCTGCACACCCACCACCTCATCCCATCGCTGCGCCAGGTGGTTTTCCAGGGCGACCGGCTGCCCTTCCAGTGCACCGCCACCTACTTGGACAACAGCACCCAGATCCGATGGTACCACAACCGTGAGCCGGTGGAGGAGGACGAGCGGACGGGTGTCATCGTGGAGGAGAGCCTGATCCATGACTGCACCTTCATCACCAG CGAGCTCATCCTCTCCAACATCCACATCTCTGCCAACGGCGAGTGGGAGTGTGCCGTCTCCACCTCCCAGGGCAACGTCAGCAAGAAGGTGGAGATCGTGGTGCTGGAGACCTCCGCATCCTACTGCCCTGCTGAGCGGGTCACCAACAACCGCGGGGACTTCAG GTGGCCCCGCACCCTGGCAGGCATCACCGCCtaccagccctgcctgcagtaCCCCTTCGCCACGGGGCCGGCGGGCGCAGGTGCGGCGGCGGAGAAGCAGGCATGGCGGCGCTGCGACCGCACCGGGCGCTGGGAGGAGGGTGACTACTCCCACTGCCTCTACACCAATGACATCACCCGCGTCCTCTACACCTTTGTGCTG ATGCCCATCAATGCCTCCAATGCCCTGACCCTGGCTCACCAGCTCCGCGTCTACACGGCCGAGGCAGCCAACTTCTCGGACATGGTTGATGTCCTCTACGTGGCACAAATGATAGAGAAATTTATTGGCTACGTGGACCAGATCAAGCAG CTGACGGACGTGATTGTGGAGATGGCCAGCAACATCATGCTGGTGGACGACCACATCCTGTGGATGTCgcagaaggaggagaaggcTTGCACCAGCATCGTCCGCTCCCTGGAGAAAATTGCCGCCCACACGCTCAGCAGCAACTCCCAGCACATGGCGGTG aaCTCACGCAACATCGCCTTCGAGGCGTACGTGGTGAAGCCTGAGAGCTACGTGGGGCTGAGCTGCGTGGCTTTCCAGCGGCGGGACGGGGTCCTCGCCGGGCGTCCCCCTCCAGCCGAGCGGGGGGCCGAGCCCACGCCCGACCAGCAGCTGAGGCTGCGCTGCACCACGGGACGCCCCAACGTCTCCCTGACCAGCTTCCACATCAAG AACAGCATCGCCCTGGCCTCCATCCAGCTGCCACCCAGCCTCTTCGCCAGCCCCGTCCCGGCTGCGCCGCTGGCCGACTGcaagctccagctgctggtctTCCGCAATGGCAAGCTCTTCTGCAGCACCGGCAACTCCTCCCGCTTGGCTGATGACGGCAAACGCCGCAGCGTGGCCACACCAGTCATCTACGCCGGGACCT ATGGCTGCGGAGTGGGAAACCTGTCAGAGCCAGTGGCCGTGTCACTGCGGCACCCTGGGGAGGGTGCAGACCCAGTGGCCGCATACTGGAACTTCGAGGTGCTGGAGGGCATGGGGGGCTGGAGCGCCGAGGGCTGCCAGCTGGCCGCCCGCGAGCCCAACGTCACCTCCCTGCACTGCCGGCACCTCAGCAACGTGGCTGTGCTCATG GAGCTGAGCGGTTTCCCCAGCGAGGCGCGAGGGGCCGTGGAGGTGCTGCACCCGGCCATGTACACCTGCACGGccatcctgctgctctgcctcttcACCACCATCATCACCTACATCGTCAACCACGG CACCATTCTCATCCCGCGGAAGGGCTGGCACATGCTGCTTAACCTCTGCTTCCACATCGCCATGACGGCCGCCGTCTTTGCCGGAGGCATCACCCTCACCGGCTACCTGATTGTGTGCCAAGCG GTCGGCATCATCCTGCACTACTCCTCCCTCTCCACCCTGCTGTGGATGGCAGTGAAGGCCAGAGTGCTCTACAAGGAGGCGACCTGGAAGGCACCGCAGCAGCCAGATGGGGACAtgtcccagccagcccccagccccatgctaCG GTTCTACTTGATCGCTGGTGGGATCCCCCTCATCATCTGCGGGATCACGGCGGCCGTCAACATCCACAACTACCATGACAACAACCCATA ctgctggctggtgtgGCGGCCCAGCCTGGGGGCTTTCTACGTCCCTGTGGCTTTCATCTTGCTCGTCACCTGGATTTACTTCCTCTGCGCCGGGCTCAGCCTCCGACCGTCACGCCGGAAAGATGTCCCCGAGCCACTGGAGCCACCGCCGCAGCTGGGGGGTGCCAGTGACCTCCTGACAGACTCCGGGTCCATCTCCGTCACGCTGAACTCGGGGCCACCCTGCCCTGAGACAGATGGCATCTACTCTCTGCAGGTGCAATTCTGGGCGCTGGTGACCACCCACGCCTTGTACATCGCCCTGTGGACATTCGGCGCCATGGCCGTGTCCCAGCGCTGGTACCTGAACATTGTCTTCAGCTGCCTCTACGGCGTCACCGCCGTGGCGCTGGGACTCTTCATCTTCATCCACCACTGCATCCGGCGCCGGGACGTCCTCAGCTCCTGGttctcctgctgcccctcctACAGGAACGCGCTGCCCATGCAGGCGTACGTCCACCCCGGGCTGGTGCCGGAGGATGGCTCGCAGGTCTTCATCGGCTGCGACCCGGAGGCGGCTCGCTCCagtgcctcctcctcctcacccagcaGCGCCGGCTCGGCCGGGGGCCGCTGCAAGCTCACCAACCTGCAGGTAGCCCAGAGCCAGGCGGACGCCCACCCAGCCACCTGCCCGGAGCCGGACACCGCCGACAGCAGGACGGCCAGTGCTGGCAGGCACGCCAGCAACCTCCACGGCCGCAGGAACCACCGCGGCAGAACTAAGCAGTGCCGGGACGGGAAGCACCACCGCTTGAAAATGCTGCGGGGCCCCTCCTCGGAGCATCCCTCCAGCGAGAGCGGGAGCCTCCACAACAGCCACTCTGAGAGCTatcacagcagcaggaacagccccATCAGCAGTGGCCGCGGGGGGCCGCGGGCCCCCCAGGACGGGGAGATGGCACCCAGCCACTCAGAAGGCAGCGACGGTGGACGGCGGGCACCCGACTTCGCCGAGGCTCGCCGGAGGAGCGCCAGCAGGGACAACCTGCGGCAAGCCAGCGCAGCCGAGAAGGAGGCGAAGCGCCGGTCCTACCCGCTCAACGTGGCCAGCCACAACGGCGGCCTCAAGGGCAGCAAGTACGACGTCAACCTGGCCAGTGCCGACAGCGTGGCCGGCATGAAGACAGGCCTCTGGAAGAGCGAAACCACCGTGTAA